The Acanthopagrus latus isolate v.2019 chromosome 20, fAcaLat1.1, whole genome shotgun sequence genomic sequence TCGGATtgttattagtggcctgctgggcagtgaggccgaggggcctgtaacagctttgtaatgatctctgcttggtgttgtcaagcaggatgctgtggcGCACAGTTGCAAAGAATTTGAATTCctgcaatttatttatttatttatttttaattttgttttatcacagagttcaacattatcttcaagcaaaggcatcgcgcccatacacactgaactcgcgaggggaatcgtcatggacagttgagggcagagatccaagccgctatagtggcgtcaggctagcttctaccgtggccctgagcatgtccctagccaggccgaggcccaagctaaacacgcacactttgtgcacgcttctaccataccataggtgtctgaacatgagggacctgtaagttggcgggatcgcacaagggctcgtaagatacgctattaccaataccagcggcTGAccaaaggcctgactactgccattcatggaaaccactgcttacagctccgacggactgcactcgggcatttgccattgaagatagttgAAGTCCGGTcaagttaaactataaattacaataacaccaggtttgcctggcagaccactaacaactgtaTTACTGTCTATACTATACTAcgaggcctccaaaacaacacgtctccgttcagttctgctggtgttgtagctctAACTTCCTTGCACTTCTACCAAAAATAAGAACACCAATGTTAACACCAGTTTATACATCATAGTCATCATAGtttatacactcagaaggacatagacaaactaacaactgcTCAAGCAAAACCttacacaggctgacagaaattaacatgtttccggtcattctgctggtgttgtagctctAACTTCCTTGCACTTCTACCAAAAATAAGAACgccaatgttaacaccaggctctgctcatcATAGtttatacactcagaaggacataaacaaactaacaactgCTCAAGGAAAACCttacacaggctgacagaaattaacatgtctccggtcattctgctggtgtttgaagctcagtttgctgcacctctaccatgaatgagaccacaagaaccgcttctaaaccaaaaacttcactaCCACACAGCTTCATGTCAGAAACTTAATAtgatccttattagtggcctgctggtcGAATAGGCCGAGGCTTATGTTAAAGTTGAATCAatcataaatgaagctgtccatttaaaatgtataagtcttagctcaaaacccacagggttcaaaggaagaggaagtcatttaaacaggttttgttttactgagggGAAATATAAATAAGTCTGGTTACAGTGCCTAAAcgcatttatttgatctaattcataaagtatttaacatgtgtacacactgagagacacatcattagaaccagtgacaggtgaaatgaataacatggatcataATGTTCCAACGCCATGTTCGGTTGTGAAGCCATGactcctagcattcatgtggatgcctctttgacagacaccagtcacccaaacacagatgcagaccaagtacaccccctcatggcagcagcactccttggtggcagtgccctCCCTGCTCAGGAATGACCTGAGGAatgtgggaaagagctcaaggtgtcaaccagacctccagattccccagatctcaatccagctgagcttccactggatacagtcagagccaagaacaatccatgggggccccaacatggatgggagttggttctggcgcatccaacagatgctcaagtggattgagatctggacaatgaggaggccagATTGACACCTTGGGatctttgccatgagggggtgtaattggtctgaacggtgtttaGGTGggtggtgtctgtcaaagaggatccacagaaatgacagaagtcaaagtttcccagcagaacatttgattgtaacacgatgatcaatgctcacttcacttgtcaattgttttaatgctgtggctgaacagtgtagatatacaggttaaataaaatatgattaaacaaactgtcggtattcaacgacctgtgaatgagactcgactaccctctagaatcatttactgatcctagagtattaatgaacagcaactgacaaatctcacactttctgcctttaacttttgcacctacactgcactgaccttgttggaccaggtgtctctcctctccggtGCTGATCaacatacaggtcagagctgctccacctgaagttgaagacaagtcccactgttcacctggagagaggaggaagaactttagtataacatgatgactacgtgtgtgtgtgtatatatatatatatatatatatatatatatatatatatatacacacatactgattgtaacaggaaaaaagaagatgtaatcagaGTACAGACATAGAAAAGGGGATTTTTTACATAAACCACATGTATTAAGTCCAAGTAAGAACATTTCGTGCTTCATACACAAGTAATATAattttaaagtctatcttttgaaACATAGGGAGACAGTGCAGTGATTCaattaacacattaaaccagaactgagacaaacacactgaacacattctGTGCaggctacaatgaggctgcatattgtgtgttaaactactttagctgcttaATGACCTTATAGAGCATATGCTAACATACTAATAAACAGACAccattaaacacaacacatggagcctgttagctaactgtacTGTACTCAGATATTCGGCTATAACGATGCTGGTGTTTACAATGCACAGTACGAcaatggcgtcatgctaacactctccaacaaacatacacgttagctaacatgcaaaccggtctgtaaaaacacgacgattaaatgactcagatGTCTTCAGAAGCTCGTTATAGTATCAGCACCGGTTAATAAATacagctgagccgctgctaacGTGTTTCCAAACCGTGCAgtgcatctccaacaactttaaaatcagctagctaacatagcaTAACAGAACCACTCGGTTAAACTGACCAGCAAGTTAGCTAACCAGATTTCATAGCGTAGTAATGAATGCATGCATTTCAAAAAGTTTAACGCCGATTTTACCGAAACTATCTACGTGTTTTGAGATAGTGaccaaagtttaattaactgtacattattcatgttataaacagggcagagaaaaaacggccaaaatcacaatggaggtTTGGTGCAGCGAGCAAAACATAACGCCCATCAGGCATTTAAATGGATGTAGTTAGATGATTATGTTGAAGACGAATTTACCTCAACATTTAACAGGTCTTCAGCTTCTGTTCAGcgttatttcagaaacatttgaggcgAAAACAAATCTCTCCGacaggagagggaggctggctccctTTTAATCCGCATATATGTAGAACTTTCTAGGCTTTGACAAAAGGTAGTTTACTATGTGAAACTTGCTGATATATGGAGGAACATTACCTGAGATCTGTAAGTAATAAATGATCTGTACACctcaacacagacatgaatgtACCTTTACTAAGCAGGTAACTGTACACAAAAAGCAGATTCATACAGAAGCGTTTACCAACCTTATTCGTGTCCTCACAGAAGAGCTGCTCTGATCTGAGTGAAGATCCATTAGCCATTAATACAGACCTCTATTGTTTTAGAGGGAAATGCGCTAACTTTACGCGGGAAACAgagcgagaccgccccttttggcgcgCACCACCTGCATTCGTCAGAAAATCTGTGGGTGGGACTTATTTGACGCATCTTCAACCAGAGGGACTTCCGGGTTCTTGACGCTGTGTAGCTCAGTTTGTAGAAAAGGCGTCCTGTAAACAGCGACTGAGCATGCGCCCCTAGTTCGAGTCCCAGTCGGGGTCTATAAAGGTATTGGGTGAATTCAGGTAATCTGGACGcctcagctcaagtgttattgatttctgcTCTGCGCTTTTACCATAAAATTAACTAAATTAACtgtgaatgatgacttcatgTGGGTGATGTCATAGAGAgttattgttaaattgaactgtccttaggctgctgtgacacacaaatatCCCCGTTTGCAGGACCAGTAAAGGAATTCTGATTGTGATTCTAAGTCAATCataatccccctttttttcctttttttttttttttttttgtcaatcaCGATCCCTGGGAATTGCATGAGGAGGTCAGTGGCGTAATATTCAGACcagtcataaataagaaaatgtttctagtattttatcacattatgttCGCGTTGGGACGGTCACATGGTTCTGACATGAGAGCACGAGAGCGGCCCAAATTGCACTAACACAGGAAAGTGCATCGACCCAaatgtccagtaggtggcgcctGTTGGACACGGTACCCCCAAGGTTGGACAACTCCCATCTCCCATTGTCTGAGAGcgcacctgaatgcatcgtcAGTTCCGTAATGACCGGATGAGcggagaaaataaaagcaactgCGTGCCCGTTACAACCTCAGTCTCAAAGTTACGTGTTGCTGGAAGCATTAGATTTCGTCAGCGCAACTGTTCAGTCAAAGACTGCGGTCAAGCCAGCCGTGGTTCGcgtttgcttggtcaaatcagccgcaCCATTTTTCCCAGTGCGCAAATGCATTAACATTTACGGTAATTGTAATGAAACCgctctgaagagctgctggtagtGACAGTGGGGCAGTCTCACATCAGATACATGAAACATACGATACTTTTACAGTAATCTGTTTACTTAGTACTTCATAGACTGCTTGCATGCATAATAAGAAGTACTTTTACGGTGTACTTTTCGAGTAATCCTGTGTCATAGTGAGTCGGTCCACCTCGTCAGCACttactgaaagtgaaagtaaaagttAACCAGAAGCAGCATCAAGCTAACCTGCTGAATGTTGGAGGGAACACACGGTAAGTCATCCACATTATACACGATAACATGAGCTTCACAGACATATCACTGTGCCACTGGCTTAATGTTAAACAAGCAGCGAGAACAGGAGCGACctaaaaacatgttgctgtgaaGTGTTATTGAAGTTATTAGCCGACACTAGcttgctgcagtgacattgcTTTCAAAAAGCTATTGACAAAATCGTCTTTTGAGTAAAGCTAACGTTATGAAGTTCATTAAAGCGGCCGTATTAGCTTATAATGCTACAAGTATTAGTGTTATGTTGTCTTATGTTATGTTACTTTCCATTTTCAGTTTGGTaatacaaaacataaatcaaTCCCCTGCtgggaaacaaaacagcatagaccagcaccagtATTAACAAAGCTTGGACATAAATGTATGGCTGATTTTGGTGTAATACAACTAAACACTACTaatattatacatattattttGCAAGAGGCCATTCTGCATAATGAGTACTTGTTGTACTTGCAACTTGAGTGTTTGTACACTGtcatatttgtacttttactaaTGTGGAATTTTTGATCCTCCTGCAGTCTGACTGTCCACCAGAGGAAAATGAAGGAAGTGGCAGTTTGTGGATTTCTTATTCTCCTCTTCGATGCCGTGCTCAGTTTGGCACTGTGGGCCGGACTGTGGCTGCAGCGGTGCTCCGGCTGTGGTGGACTGGCAGGTGTGTGGGCCTTTGGGGCAGCGAAGTGGGCCGCCCTCCATGTTTTCACCTCAGCACTGACTGATGGGAAGCCCCAGGCTGTGCTCTGCAGGCTGGTCGCTCTCCTCGGCCTCCTTTCTCCCGTGTTTGAAAGTGGACGGATCTTCATGGAGCCTCCCTCAGAGCCTTACCGGGGACCATCCCCTGACCTCAACATGCTGCTCCTTGGCCCGCTGTCGTCAGTAGTGGCCTGTATGGTTTGGGAAAAGGGCCTCTGTGGGAAtgcaaagatgaaaaaaggCACCGTTCAACTGGATGCCAGGCGGTTGCTGGCGAGGATGGTGAAATACTTCAAGCCAGACACCTTTTACCTCATCGCAGCTTTCAGTTTCCTCATCTTAGGTGTCATCTGTAAGTGTAAAATACTGACGTTCTACACTTTACACACTCTGATCGATTCTGTATTCTTTAGATGATACTTTACTGTCCAGGAGATGCACTGTTTTGAAACTATAGAAATAAACCAGTATTTAGTTTATTTGAATTTCATCGGCACGTGCATCAGGTTGACGTGGTGGGGCTGTACCTGACAAAAGGAATCAAAGACCTGTCAACATCACTGTATAATTTCCCGTTTTGCTAATCCGTGTCATTCATTTCCAAACAGGTGATACATTTATCCCGTTGTATCAGGGGAAGGTGATTGACATGCTGAGAGGTCAGGTGCTTCAAACTGGCTTCTGTTATGCAATTGGACAGCTGGTGCTTCTCTCTCTTGGAAGGTAATCAAATTAAACTCTTTGCATATATTCTTGTCCTTTTGTGATTTCCTCTATTCTCCTATCTGACTAGAAAAATAAGCAGTCAATTTTTAATGTCTCCATCTTAACAGCGCTCTGTTCTCTGGCATGAGAGGAGGCATATTTATGTGCACCCTGGCCAGACTGAACAAGAGActgaaacatctgctgtttcactccctcctgcagcaggaagtgcATTTCTTCGAGGAGAACAATGCTGGTgagaagaacacagaaaacacacaacatagtTCAGGGATGCTGagattttacatatattttcacttcatctcCAGAGCTGTCGGTTAACATGATTcaatttcatcttttcttttttccaccgCTCAGGAAGTCTCTCGTCCCGCCTGCACTCCGATGTGGACAGGATGGGCCGCACAGTAGCACTGAACGCCAACGCGCTGGTTCGCAGCACAGTCAAGACCTGCCTGATGCTCTCAGTGATGTTAAACCTGTCCTGGGAGCTCACAGTGCTCACCTGCATAGAGATGCCACTCCTGGCCATCTTGCAGAACAAATACATCACACTGTCCAAGGTAGGCGTGTTGAGCTTAGCTGTGGACTGAATAGCCAACAGTTGTTCAGTTCAGGATTCAGCTTTTAAAGTACAAATGGAAGTAGCCAATATACAATAAATCATAGCTGAGCTGACAGCAGGTCTCCACACTGACCAGTGAGGGGAGCTCCAATGCGTAAAGTTACAGATATTTTCAGAGACACCAGTGATTCAGTGCATTGCAATTAAgagactgttaaaaaaaaagtgaacaaatagttacagattaaaaagaagttACATATCTAACTTGCTGACAAACCAGAGTAAACAGCTATGTTTTTGACAGTTCCCGTTtactaaaaaaacattttgttattgtttcatcACTgggatgtttgagcttcactgtgcagaatgatAGTTTGACACCgctgttttcacttttctgtaCTGAAGggggaacattttgaaaaataagaagaaaatgaaCCGTATTTGTATTGTCGCACAATTTTTAATATTcggtgagggagagagaggtcaTTTCAGGAATTGAGGAGTAAAATGTAGCAAAGCAGagtatttgtgtatgttttataCCATGTCTGGAGGGGATCTTTTACTTTCCACTGCACAccaaacaagatttaaaaaaaaaaaaaaaaaaaaacaagggaaaagaTTACAGTCAGAAGGAAAGGGCAGCAGACAGGGTGGATTTAGTTACAAGATGAGTGAAGATAACTGAATCCagtcaaaatgacaaacaatagAGCATTCATTAACTTCAGctgaaaataattaaactgaAGGTACAAACAGTCACTCTGTGGTTAGAAGGATTGTGTTTCTCCACACAGTGAAAACTAATGTGACTTCTCATAGCAGTGGAGAATGCGACCTGTGGAATAGAATACGTATTATTATTTCAACTCTACTGGATTTGAAATTGGAGACAGTGACATAATGGGAGATATGAAACTTGGGTGAATGAGGTACAGCTCAGGTCAAGACGACTTGAATCTATTATCTAATTAGTGAGTCGGTCTGATCACAGATGCCTTCTTGCTGTGAATCTGTCTGTATTCTTTGTCGAACAGGAGCTGAAAGACCAGATCCAGGACTGCCATGCTCAGAACAAAGATCTGGCTACTCAGACAGTCAGAAATATTTGCACAGTCCGCAGCTTCAGGGCAGAGAAAGATGAACTGAGGAGGTATAATGAGGCTCTGGACCAGATGTGTGCCATCAAGACACGATCGGGAGTATACAGCATAGTCTTTGGCTTTTTACGGAGGGTAAGATGGCAGTAGTGTACATCCAACCGTCTGTCTTGGAAGCAAGAGAACATGTTGAGCTGAAACTTGTTGGATGGTCACTTGTATGGAGACCTATTTAACTATTATAGATGTcaaatggggaaaaaagaaaataaataaaatgttggaaaatcATGAAAATGCTCATTCGGTCAAAATGGCACATATGTCCCGCTACAATGAAAATCTTTAagtttttgttcatgtttttaggAAGCTGCGTGATTTCTGTTGTTAggtatatttttttaattgcgATGTGAGTGATTCCTGTCTCTGTACTCTGTCCATATAGCTGGTGAGTCTGGGGATAAGGTTGCTCATGCTGGTACAGGCTCGCAGTCTCATCTCCTCAGGTCACCTCAGCATCGGTAgtcttgtttcctttttcttgtaCCAGAAGCCGATGTCAAACAACTTAAGGGTGAGCTTACTTACACATATGTTTCACTgctgaatctttttttctgtgtatttgagTTGTAAAATATACAATGCAggttatttatttctttcacaGGAGATTTTGTATTGCTATGGAGAGACGATGTCCACAGTTGGAGTCATCTCCAAAGTGTTCAGTTATCTTGACAGGACACCAAAGTGCGAGAAGGCGGGAGAGTTAGCTCCTGAGAAGCTAGAGGGAAGAATCGTTTTCCAGAATGTCACCTTCACCTACCCGTCAGCTCCATCAGATAAACCAGCTCTGAAGGTAACAGGCTGACAGCACAAGTTTGACATGGTGTTCTCACAGCAAATCGTGTTAAACATTGATCCAGAGTCGGACGAGCCACAGTTGCATCATCGCGTCATTAACATGTTCTGTACAGTCTGTTTCTATGGAGCTTCAGCCGGGGAAGATGACAGCACTGGTCGGCCCCTCCGGCAGCGGGAAGTCTTCCTGCATCAGCCTCCTGAAGAGGCTGTATGAACCTCAGGAGGGACAGATCCTGCTGGATGGAGAACCGCTGCACCATTACAAACACAAGTACCTCCATCAAAAGGTACAATTAAATCACTGCAGCAAATGAGATCATTCTAGAAATAAaactttcttctgttttgcttATACATACAAAAATTAAGTATATTTTCTATATCGGATGTCATAAAGTGCTTAATTTGTTCAGGTGGCCTTGGTGTCCCAGAATCCTGTGCTGTTTTCTGGTTCACTGAGATACAACATTGAGTACGGCTTGGAGGACTGCCCCATCGAGAAGGTGCAAGAAGCTGCAAAGAAGGTCAACGCTGATCAGTTCATCTCTGAACTGGAGGAAGAATACGACACAGGTACAGATAGTATACAAAAATAGTTATTAGTTCttgttgatttcattttttttaatataaacgAAGGCTGCCTTACATTAACATTGTTGGACCCACATAAATCAGAcatagtgaaaaaaaacagctgctgttacagacacaaaaaatacactttattaAATGTACAACCGAAATGCAGACAATAAGTCAAGTTTTACAGATTAATTTGTGTAGCTTACACCTGCACATAGAGCTGATCCGTGGAATAGAAACTGTATGTATGATGGATAGATACTAATTTTTACCAGACCATGGTTTAGGAAGTTGTGAAAGGATGGGAAGGATGTAAAGCCCAAACTGCTCTGGTGATGGAGTATTTCAGTCATGATTGACAGAGTTGCTGACACTTGAATATTCTATATTTGTTTATCTGTGCAGATATAGGTGAATGTGGTGGCCGACTTTCAGAGGGACAGAAGCAGTGCATCGCCATCATCAGGGCTCTGATTCGAGATCCGCAGGTCTTCATACTGGATGAGGCTACCAGCAAACTGGATATTGAAATGCAGCATATTGTAAGTTAATATTGTCCCTTTATTCCgcctttttttgtctgtataaAAGGTACGAAGTTGGAAGAAGGTTCTTTGCCTCTGAGCCAGTACTGAATGTAGAAACGGCACCGAATTGGCATCTGTGTAAAAGGAGATTGTACAGTGGCCGGGGGGTGCAaaccaaaattacaaaatgtgaaacacttttaaagttggagacaaatttacattttggaAACCATTTTTTGAatatcataaaacaaaatgacattacCATAACACATTTACAAGTAATGaaacaaatttacatttcagaaaacaaactgacaagaTGCAAAACACTTTTACAAACGGCAAGACAAATTTAGAAGTGGCGAAAGACTTCTACAAGTCCCAAAACAAATTTTCAAATAACATCAACTGGAAACGGAACGTACCAACTcgagttgttgttgttgttgattttactTGTAGTACAAACACTTTGCTGCAGcattaattcattaatcaaTTCGTCTAACTCGATATTTCATTCTTCTGTGTCTCAGGTGCTTCGGGAGGTTCTGTCTTGTGGTCTGACGGTCCTGCTGGTGGCTCATCAGCTGAGCACGGTGGAGAAGGCCGATCACATTATCTTCATGGAGAAAGGAGAAGTCGTGGAGGAGGGGACGCACCAGGAACTCATGGCCAAGAGAGGACGCTACCATCGCTTGAAAGAGGAACTGTTCACTCAAGGCTGAATAGAGCTCAGTAAATAtagttttattgtttgtatGTGAATTGTTGTTGTCCAGAGTATCTGCGGGGTGATTAAACGTGTGAACATTCTTCTTGACAGGATTACCTGTCCGATATTCATCTTGTCAGACATGTCAGGACAAAAACAACTTCATATATTAGATATGAAGTAATGGGAATGAAGAGGTATGGTCTGCATGTTTCATGAGCACTAATTATGTTTCCGTGTTGAAGCAGTATTGGAGCATCACACCAACAGATGAACTGAAACTTCAATACCAAGAAAGTGTTTTTACAGTGAGGCAGTTAAAtcttcagaggcaaatattgtctTTCACTACACAGTTGCTGTCCTGCATAACAGGGAAGCACAACTACttgttttaaatatctgatTTATTAAATGATCATAACTTTGCAAAGGAAAATGCAGAGTGGAGTGCAGTGGATGCAGTGAAACGTGGATGCATTAAAGAAGAATATGTTTTACAAAGTAAGCCctagttttgttgtttttttatttgttctttgtttttttttgtcctatttcttcttttatctcTGTTAACTGTATTGAAACTCTGTGCATCATTTGCCTTCTTTTGTATGGACCTCTTCCTTTGCACCAGTATGAAGACATAAAGGTTGTAAATGGACTTTGTTAAATAAAGAGAGTAAATAAACGTATGTAGCCAGGCCTGTTGTCCCTACACAGTTGTGTGtaatattattgttataattaatttgttatcacaagaaaacaacctttgttatatcgagataatgaaataaattaatttgttacgatgagaaaatgatctttgttatatcgagataatgaaataaatgtgttcgTTATCATGATAAAACAACCTCTGTTATATcgaaataactaaataaatgtgttgtccCAAGAAATCGAGAtatatcgagataatgaaataaatttgTTACGATGAGAAAAtgatctttgttatatcgagataacgaaataaattaatacGTTGTCATGctaaaacaacctttgttatatcgagataacgacaaattaattcattaggacgagaaaacaatctttgttttatcgcgataacaaaataaattagtttgttatgatgagaaaacaacctttgttatatcgagataatgaaataaattaatttgttatgatgagaaaatgatctttgttatatcgagataacgagata encodes the following:
- the tap2t gene encoding antigen peptide transporter 2; the encoded protein is MKEVAVCGFLILLFDAVLSLALWAGLWLQRCSGCGGLAGVWAFGAAKWAALHVFTSALTDGKPQAVLCRLVALLGLLSPVFESGRIFMEPPSEPYRGPSPDLNMLLLGPLSSVVACMVWEKGLCGNAKMKKGTVQLDARRLLARMVKYFKPDTFYLIAAFSFLILGVICDTFIPLYQGKVIDMLRGQVLQTGFCYAIGQLVLLSLGSALFSGMRGGIFMCTLARLNKRLKHLLFHSLLQQEVHFFEENNAGSLSSRLHSDVDRMGRTVALNANALVRSTVKTCLMLSVMLNLSWELTVLTCIEMPLLAILQNKYITLSKELKDQIQDCHAQNKDLATQTVRNICTVRSFRAEKDELRRYNEALDQMCAIKTRSGVYSIVFGFLRRLVSLGIRLLMLVQARSLISSGHLSIGSLVSFFLYQKPMSNNLREILYCYGETMSTVGVISKVFSYLDRTPKCEKAGELAPEKLEGRIVFQNVTFTYPSAPSDKPALKSVSMELQPGKMTALVGPSGSGKSSCISLLKRLYEPQEGQILLDGEPLHHYKHKYLHQKVALVSQNPVLFSGSLRYNIEYGLEDCPIEKVQEAAKKVNADQFISELEEEYDTDIGECGGRLSEGQKQCIAIIRALIRDPQVFILDEATSKLDIEMQHIVLREVLSCGLTVLLVAHQLSTVEKADHIIFMEKGEVVEEGTHQELMAKRGRYHRLKEELFTQG